TTTTTGATGGATTACTTTTGCAAGTGCGCCAATAACCCCGGCATAACCAGTTGATACGGCATGATAAAGGTCAGCTTTTGGTACATCGCCGCGAATAATTAAAAATAGTGGCAATATCATGGAGCTCACCGTCCAAAAAAGCTCGGTATACGGTACTTGCGAATAATTCGTTTTTGCTAAATGCTCAATCATATCGTAATAATCTTTACTTGATAAAAACTCTCCGACATTTTGAATAGGGAGGTTACGAATGTCTTCAAAGAGCCTCTCCCAATTCACTTGCTGGTCACCACTAACGAGCGCAAATAGATTTTGTTTTTGAGCATCACTAAGGTTAAATCGCTTGCCCCATTTTGAATGCTCCTCTAAATGCGCATCTAAAAAAATTTCGTGCACCTGTATTAAGTTTTCAGGCAAGGTGTATTTGAATTGACCTTGCTGTTTTCTTTCAGCTGCAATGGCAATAATAATGAACTCGGTAGTTGGCATAGCAGTCATTAAGGAATGAATCCAGCTGGAAACCCCGCCCGTTACGTAAGGGTAAGAGCCTTCTGCGATTAAACAAATTTTCATCGGTCGTCCCTCATTTAAAAGTAATTTCAAACGTAGTGTTTGTTGCTTTTACTAAATACGTATTATCATCAATTTTTTCATACGTACAATGTGTCGCTTTTTTGATTGCTTTTTCGGTACGTAAGATGAAGTCATGCTGCTCATAAAAAGGCTCGATACTTCCTTTAATTGTGGATGAGTTCTCATGAAAGCGAACGGTTGAATTAATCATACTTGCCGTTTTTAATGCACCATTTGTCGCTGTTGTTGCGTCAATCCATGGGTAGCGTTTATGAATGTCACCGAAAAACTGTTCGAACTCTTCAAACATACTTGTCCAACCACCTTTACTACGGTCTTCACTAATAACATCATCTGGGTGAATAAAATGCGAGATGAAACCTAATGAGGTAATCGCATTAACAATTTCCCATTCATTGATGGAAGTAGGGAAGTAACCTGAAGAAACGCGCGGCATTTCGACAACCTTATCTTCACTCACTTCAAATTCCTGCACATAGGCTCGTTTGGAAATATCCTCTGAATACAGAGAGGATATGACCAGTAAATTAGGTAGCGCTTTTTTCAAAATGCCTCTTGCTTCTATCGACAAAACATTCGAAGGAGGAATGTAAGATGACACATCGTAAGAAGGGAAGGCTTTGTTGGTATAGGACTCTAATTCGCGCAGGGAGTTTTCCATATCCTCAAGCGAGTGCCAATGATTATAGCCGAATGTTTTTGAAATTGCGGCATCCATCGTGAGCGATTGGTGATTGTATCCGTGATAACCGATTTCACCATCACTATTAATGAGCTCACGACCAAAGCCAACTAAATACGTTAGCTCAATGTCTTGAGAATTATCGTAAGGTGGTGTGACGTTATCTTCGTAGGATTCAATTAAGGCACCTGTGTACACTAAATTGAATTTCTTTGCGGCTTCTAACATATCGGGCCACCAAATATTGCGATAAAAGTCTGCTAAATCTAACTTGAATTCTTTGTAAATAATGTCGTTACGTCCTTTAGCAATAGGAGCAGGGAAGTCGTCAATGAAAAAGGTTTTGGCATTAATAACAGGGTAAATAAACGTTTCTTTCGGTAAACTGAGCATTCCTGCAATGATCCCACGTGAATATTTTTCTGCTGCGATATTGACGTTAAGTACAACAAAATGTCCTTTACCATAAGGTTTAGCCCACAGTAGTGGGATGCCTTTTAAATTTTTCATGGCCGGTGAAATGTTACTTTCAATGGCAATGTTTAAACTACTATCTTCTAAGTCTTCGTTGAAAAAAAATTGACCTTTTGCTCCAATTAGGAAGTTGGATGTTACTTCGATTCCAGTTGTTGTCGTAAAATCCGAGTAACTGATAATCCCTAAGTGTGGACTGACTGTAATAAACAAACTAGTTGGTTCGAGTGTTGTCATCGCAAAAATCGTACCACCGTTTTTAACATATCCCTCGATTTGTTCGACTGTTCCAATATCATCTAAATAGGCGGTAGCTAGTAAAACATTGGGACAACGTGATAATTCGATTTTGCCTAATGCAGCATCATAGGATTTATATGATTTTTGCATGTAGTGCAACGTTTGCTCGATATTGTTTTTTAATTTTTCGTGCTCTGCATTATATAAAATGCAGTACGCCGCATCTGAAACCGATTGGGAGCGGCTTGTGCTCTTGTGTAAGAGATGAGCGTTAACGGTTAAATCGAGTTCATTTTCTACAGATTTCAAGACAAAAGACGAACGTGAAAGCTGTAGCGCAATACCGCTTATTAAAATTAAGGCAAGGATGAAAATAATTTTTTTAGTTTTCAATAGTTCTTTCATAGCGTTCCAACACCTCAGACCAGTATCTTACATAATTCATTGTTTCGTTTGAAAAGGTAATGGGGGCAGCCTTAAGCGCCTGTAATTCCATAAATAGTCGTTCAATTGCATGTGTCTCATAATAGAGCTTCATCGCTGAAATATAGGCATGCTCATTTTTGGGATAGCGTTGTTTAAATAATTGCATGGTATCTTCTGCTGCGAGTAGGTCTTGAACCGCAAGCTCCATTTGAAATTTTTCTTTAAATGTTTCATCGGTTGCATCGCCATTTTTAATGATTTGTGCCATCAGCGCAATGTACTGAACTTGATATTTTTCTTTTGAATGCGTATCTAAAAAGCCACTTTGTAAATATTCCTGAATGATATGAGCGTAGGCTTTTACAATTTCAGAGTTCGATTGATTTTGGTGATATTCAACCTCCAGCTTTTGCATAAGTAACGTTAGCTTACGCTTTACTTCAACTACGGCCGTTACGGCATAATGTGAAGTTTCGGTATCGTCGTTGATGACAGCGATTTTTAGTACGTCGATATATTGCATGGCATCTTCTTTTAATACATCAATTAATACTTTTCGGCGAACGCTTACATCGTTTACAAGCAATGCTTCTTCAATCGAAATGCTATTCAATTCATGTTGCTTTTCGATTTTGCTTAAAGCTTGTTGTTTTTTAAATTCAATATCTTCTGTTTGCTGAGCCAAATAGTGTGCGAAATCGTTTTCATCTTTTTTGAACCATGACTTCGGCCAAACGACAGGTAAACACCAACCGATGATAGGTAGTAATAAAACTATCGTTAGTTTTAAAAACCACGCTTTCAAATTGCCCCTAGATAAAAGTCCAGTTGCGATAATCGATAAGAGTAGATAGATTCCGATATACTTCATAAATAAGACACCTGCTGATCCAATGAAAAGTTAAATCCGGCTTGTTGAAAACGTTGTAAAATTACTGGTAAATCTTGAGTTTGTAAATTTGAAAATAAGATAAAAAGTTGTTGATTGTCATAGCCCAAATAATCGGTTTCGCGTATGAGGTGCTGTATTTGATAGGCTGTCTGCTGCAAATGATAGGGAGCTACTTGAAGTGTTAATACATGATAGGGCATATGATGAATTGTCTGTGCTTGCTGTTTTGCCGCTAATACTTCTTTAAAGGCATCTATTTTTAAAACGGCAGTATTTTTTATGAAACGTTGGTCTTCTGATACTTTAATAAATTCGAATGCGCGAGCAAGTGAAGACTGAATGAGCTCCTTTAAAACGAGGAATAAATTTTCATGATAGTGTGAAAAATTTTCAAAAGGCATTTTGCCAATAGTGATTATCGCTTGTATATTATTGTCATAATAAATCGGTGCAGCCATAAGAGGGGCTTGTGCTACGAGTGTGCGATTAATAAAAGGCTGCTCAGTTGTTAGTAACTGTTGAACAAAAGGGGACTCGTCAACTTTTAACGAGTTAGTGATTGCTTCGCTTTTGTCTAAATCGGAATGTGCAATTAACCATAAATACGATTGCTCACTATTAAAAATATAAATGGCAACATCTTCACAGTGCATGACACTTTCGATCACGTTAACCGCGCTCGTAAATATTTTTTCTGGTTCCAATTGGTCGAGTGTCTTCATAATGGAATGAATTTTACCGAAGCTATCCTCGTTATTTTTTACACGGTATTGTAGTTCATCTTTTACATCTCGAACTTCAGCGTGTACTTCTTCTAAAAAATCGTAGCGCATTTGTAGTTCATGGATTTGCTCGTTTTGCTCCGTAATTTTTTCATTTTTACGTTGCACAGAATAGCCGACAACGAGTCCGATAAATAAAAATGTAACGATTTGAAACAAAAAAGTTGAATCGTAAAGTAACGAAATCAATTCACGTCCACGAGACAAATAATCGGCAACTAGTAATGAAAATGCTAGAACCCCACCTGTAAATGCTTGTTTGTTCCCGTAAATGGAACCAATCGTCATAATATAAAACACACCGAAAACGAAAATTGACATTGTCGGTAATCGAAGCTGCCATAAAAATAGGCTAATCACTAAAAAGATTACGCTATTTTCGAGATAGGGTTTCACGCCTAAAGCCCAGGCCGGTATCTTAGTAGTTTTTGGAGAATTCTTTACTTTCAGTGTTCGGTGATTGAACGTTTCAAATCCCCATTCATACGTTTTTATTAAGCTTTCTTCGATGCTGTATTTAGGGACCCAGTCTAATTCGGTTTTGATTTTTTCGTTGCTAAGTGAGGAGTGCATAATATCTCCTTCTCTTGCTTGCGTATAAGTAGTTTTGAGTGTATAGCCCTGTGCTTGCAAAACTTGTACAAGCTGATTGACGCTTGTTTGTATATTCGTCGATAAATTATACGTGCCTGTTATAAAGCTTTGTGTTGCCCTAAAAATAGCATGTGCTACATCTTTTACATAAATAAAGTCACGTGTTTGTTCACCGTTTCCGTAAATTTCTACTGTTTCGTTTTGTAAGGCTTTTGTGATAAAGGTTGCTACGACACCGCCTTCACCTTCGCTAGTTTGGCGCGGACCAAAGACATTAGATAAGCGAAAACAAACGGCATCGAGATCATGTTGCGCTGCCCAATTGCTACAATATTGTTCGCCAACCCATTTACTCACCCCATATGGTGCAATCGGAAGTGGTGTTTCATGCTCGGTTAACGGCAAATTCGTATTATTACCATAGATGGCAGCGGAAGAAGCAAAAATGAATTTTCTTACGTTAGATTGCTGTGAAAATTGCAACATATTAAGTAAGCCAATAATATTTGCTTCTGCATCGTAAATTGGATTTTGAATGGAACGTGCTACACTTATTTGTGCAGCTAAATGAATGACAAAGTCAAAACGATTAGCAGCAAAAATTTCTTTGCATTTAGGATCCGTAATCGAAATAATATGTGCCTTATGCTTAAATGTAATATTTTCACGATGCCCAGTTGAAAGATTATCAATTATATGGATTTCGTAGCCTTCCTTGTAAAACTGTTCAGCTACATGTGACCCAATAAAACCGTAGCCACCTGTTATTAAAACTCTCATTGTAATTCCTCCTAAAACGTTTGCATTCATCACAACGACTAAAAGAAAAGAGCAATTTTTCTTGCGATTGAGTAAATGACAAATTAGATTTACCTCTATTATTTATATACTTATTCATAGCGCATATCTTATATGTGTTTTTCGTGAGTGATAAATGTTGAATATTTTGCTGTAGCGTAATTTCGTAATAACCATGCTGCATGGTATCGTTGGCGATAAAGTCATTGTTTTCAATGGAAATATGCGAAGCGCCACCATTTAAGTCTTGAGTAGAGCCACCAATTACAAGACCAGCTTTATCATTATTTTTTATCGTATTGTTACGAACGGTTATATAAGTGGAGGACTGCTTATAGTTTTCACTGCCAATTGAAATGCCGTAATTATTGTTTGCTAGATAGTTATTGATAATTTTAATATGTTTCC
The sequence above is a segment of the Solibacillus sp. FSL H8-0523 genome. Coding sequences within it:
- a CDS encoding DUF2194 domain-containing protein translates to MKELLKTKKIIFILALILISGIALQLSRSSFVLKSVENELDLTVNAHLLHKSTSRSQSVSDAAYCILYNAEHEKLKNNIEQTLHYMQKSYKSYDAALGKIELSRCPNVLLATAYLDDIGTVEQIEGYVKNGGTIFAMTTLEPTSLFITVSPHLGIISYSDFTTTTGIEVTSNFLIGAKGQFFFNEDLEDSSLNIAIESNISPAMKNLKGIPLLWAKPYGKGHFVVLNVNIAAEKYSRGIIAGMLSLPKETFIYPVINAKTFFIDDFPAPIAKGRNDIIYKEFKLDLADFYRNIWWPDMLEAAKKFNLVYTGALIESYEDNVTPPYDNSQDIELTYLVGFGRELINSDGEIGYHGYNHQSLTMDAAISKTFGYNHWHSLEDMENSLRELESYTNKAFPSYDVSSYIPPSNVLSIEARGILKKALPNLLVISSLYSEDISKRAYVQEFEVSEDKVVEMPRVSSGYFPTSINEWEIVNAITSLGFISHFIHPDDVISEDRSKGGWTSMFEEFEQFFGDIHKRYPWIDATTATNGALKTASMINSTVRFHENSSTIKGSIEPFYEQHDFILRTEKAIKKATHCTYEKIDDNTYLVKATNTTFEITFK
- a CDS encoding NAD-dependent epimerase/dehydratase family protein — its product is MRVLITGGYGFIGSHVAEQFYKEGYEIHIIDNLSTGHRENITFKHKAHIISITDPKCKEIFAANRFDFVIHLAAQISVARSIQNPIYDAEANIIGLLNMLQFSQQSNVRKFIFASSAAIYGNNTNLPLTEHETPLPIAPYGVSKWVGEQYCSNWAAQHDLDAVCFRLSNVFGPRQTSEGEGGVVATFITKALQNETVEIYGNGEQTRDFIYVKDVAHAIFRATQSFITGTYNLSTNIQTSVNQLVQVLQAQGYTLKTTYTQAREGDIMHSSLSNEKIKTELDWVPKYSIEESLIKTYEWGFETFNHRTLKVKNSPKTTKIPAWALGVKPYLENSVIFLVISLFLWQLRLPTMSIFVFGVFYIMTIGSIYGNKQAFTGGVLAFSLLVADYLSRGRELISLLYDSTFLFQIVTFLFIGLVVGYSVQRKNEKITEQNEQIHELQMRYDFLEEVHAEVRDVKDELQYRVKNNEDSFGKIHSIMKTLDQLEPEKIFTSAVNVIESVMHCEDVAIYIFNSEQSYLWLIAHSDLDKSEAITNSLKVDESPFVQQLLTTEQPFINRTLVAQAPLMAAPIYYDNNIQAIITIGKMPFENFSHYHENLFLVLKELIQSSLARAFEFIKVSEDQRFIKNTAVLKIDAFKEVLAAKQQAQTIHHMPYHVLTLQVAPYHLQQTAYQIQHLIRETDYLGYDNQQLFILFSNLQTQDLPVILQRFQQAGFNFSLDQQVSYL